A single Halogeometricum rufum DNA region contains:
- a CDS encoding pyridoxamine 5'-phosphate oxidase family protein, with protein sequence MTLDQETGLSREETDALLARHETGVLALARDDDPYSIPISYGYDSETRRFYLRLVSTPQSEKREFLASSPKARLVVYEEAEPVYRSVVAIGTLEEISKDELTVEHVEQYGEAKRPLFEIWGESKRNLDVQLYQLEPDELSGRRVEVERE encoded by the coding sequence ATGACGCTGGACCAGGAGACCGGACTTTCCCGTGAGGAGACGGACGCGCTACTCGCCCGTCACGAGACGGGCGTGTTGGCGCTGGCGCGGGACGACGACCCGTATTCGATTCCCATCTCCTACGGCTACGACTCCGAGACGCGTCGCTTCTATCTCCGACTCGTCTCGACGCCGCAGAGCGAGAAGCGGGAATTTCTCGCCTCCTCGCCGAAGGCTCGACTCGTCGTGTACGAGGAGGCCGAACCCGTCTACCGGAGCGTCGTCGCCATCGGGACGCTGGAAGAGATATCGAAGGACGAGTTGACCGTCGAGCACGTCGAACAGTACGGCGAGGCCAAGCGCCCCCTGTTCGAGATATGGGGCGAATCGAAGCGCAACCTCGACGTCCAGCTCTATCAGCTCGAACCGGACGAACTGAGCGGCCGCCGGGTCGAGGTCGAACGGGAGTAG
- a CDS encoding DUF7560 family zinc ribbon protein, translating into MSCENDGDYTFRCPECDEALEVNDSMKTALVERGCVLCGAPVTSDAFTVVSSTDCP; encoded by the coding sequence ATGAGTTGCGAAAACGACGGGGACTACACCTTCCGCTGCCCGGAGTGCGACGAGGCGCTGGAGGTGAACGACTCCATGAAAACCGCGCTCGTCGAACGTGGGTGCGTCCTCTGCGGAGCCCCGGTCACGAGCGACGCGTTCACGGTCGTCTCTTCGACCGACTGTCCGTAG
- a CDS encoding APC family permease: MSEPETGGDSTAEGPPGSTAETVDEATIYDDELELERTIDLRGGIAIGVGTMIGAGIFVFPGLAAGRAGPAAAVSFALGAVVALLVALPTSELATAMPQSGGGYYFISRGMGTAYGAVVGLSLWLGLVFASAFYLVGFGQYAAAILAEVGIDVGAGILAPALAVLVGVALTASSIVGTENTAKLQNVIVGLLLGILSVFLVYGGLDTLGFFGRQTVPEAFAPFGVFPILTTTAFVFTAYLGFAQVATVAGDIKRPGRNLPLAMIGSVVLVAVFNVVTVLVATSAFGSGRLAAFGETALVEVARSYVGIGGAVIILIAGLLATVSSANASILSSSRALYALSRDAIVPSKAGTLNRKYNTPHVALSLAGGPVLFLVVFGPVEVLAEVASFLHLLMYGLMCVTLVVLRRQSPEWYDPDYRIPGYPALPILGAVASFALLALMQPLSQAIGVAVMLAAAVWQRFYAADVELRGVL; the protein is encoded by the coding sequence ATGAGCGAACCAGAGACGGGAGGCGATTCGACGGCGGAGGGGCCGCCCGGTTCGACCGCCGAGACGGTGGACGAGGCAACCATCTACGACGACGAACTCGAACTGGAGCGGACCATCGACCTTCGCGGCGGCATCGCCATCGGCGTGGGGACGATGATCGGTGCCGGCATCTTCGTGTTCCCCGGCCTCGCGGCGGGACGTGCCGGACCCGCCGCCGCCGTCTCGTTCGCGCTCGGAGCCGTCGTCGCCCTCCTCGTCGCGCTCCCGACGTCAGAGCTGGCGACGGCGATGCCCCAGAGCGGCGGCGGCTACTACTTCATCTCCCGCGGGATGGGAACCGCCTACGGCGCGGTGGTGGGGCTGAGCCTGTGGCTGGGGCTGGTGTTCGCCTCGGCGTTCTACCTCGTCGGCTTCGGGCAGTACGCCGCGGCGATACTGGCGGAAGTCGGTATCGACGTCGGCGCGGGGATACTCGCACCCGCGCTGGCCGTCCTCGTCGGGGTGGCGCTGACCGCGTCGAGCATCGTCGGCACCGAGAACACGGCGAAACTCCAGAACGTCATCGTGGGCCTCCTACTCGGTATCCTGTCGGTGTTTCTCGTCTACGGCGGACTCGACACGCTCGGGTTCTTCGGCCGACAGACCGTCCCCGAGGCGTTCGCCCCGTTCGGCGTCTTCCCCATCCTGACGACGACGGCGTTCGTGTTCACCGCCTACCTCGGCTTCGCGCAGGTGGCAACCGTCGCCGGCGACATCAAGCGCCCGGGTCGGAACCTCCCGCTGGCGATGATCGGGTCCGTGGTCCTCGTCGCGGTGTTCAACGTCGTCACCGTGCTGGTCGCCACCAGCGCGTTCGGGAGCGGGCGACTGGCCGCCTTCGGCGAAACCGCCCTCGTCGAAGTCGCGCGGAGTTACGTCGGCATCGGCGGCGCGGTGATCATTCTCATCGCCGGCCTGCTGGCGACCGTCTCCAGCGCGAACGCGTCGATTCTGAGTTCGTCGCGCGCGCTGTACGCGCTCAGCCGCGACGCGATCGTTCCCTCGAAGGCCGGGACGCTCAACCGAAAGTACAACACGCCGCACGTGGCCCTGAGCCTCGCGGGGGGGCCGGTGCTCTTCCTGGTGGTGTTCGGTCCCGTCGAGGTGCTGGCGGAGGTTGCGTCGTTCCTCCACCTCCTGATGTACGGGCTGATGTGCGTCACGCTCGTCGTCCTCCGGCGGCAGTCGCCCGAGTGGTACGACCCCGACTATCGCATCCCGGGCTACCCCGCGTTGCCGATACTCGGCGCGGTCGCCAGTTTCGCCCTCCTCGCACTCATGCAACCGCTGTCGCAGGCCATCGGAGTGGCCGTCATGCTCGCGGCCGCGGTATGGCAACGGTTCTATGCCGCGGACGTCGAACTGAGAGGTGTGCTCTAA
- a CDS encoding universal stress protein: MTERIDTGEGLTVLVPVRTFEGEQVPTALVELLTAASIPVVLLGYHVIPEQTAPEQAREQFGEQARAELDDLADAFRETDGTVETRFVFTRDPTQTFERVAVDERVDAILLLNPAPSVDRIFVPLSAGINTDRITAFASALAVGSDVTVRLVHVADSEEARPAGDRLLEEAADALSANGVPPDAIERTVAVSQAPLQALSEMASDDTDLIVLGESQPTVRELVFGEPSERLAERTLAPVLVVRRLPAVESADGTAEESKDE; the protein is encoded by the coding sequence ATGACCGAACGCATCGACACCGGGGAAGGACTGACCGTTCTCGTCCCCGTCCGGACGTTCGAAGGCGAACAGGTCCCGACCGCGCTGGTGGAACTGCTCACGGCGGCGTCGATTCCGGTCGTGTTGCTGGGCTACCACGTCATCCCCGAACAGACCGCGCCCGAACAGGCGCGCGAGCAGTTCGGCGAACAGGCGCGGGCGGAGCTAGACGACCTGGCCGACGCGTTTCGCGAGACGGACGGCACAGTCGAGACGCGGTTCGTCTTCACGCGAGACCCGACGCAGACGTTCGAACGCGTCGCCGTCGACGAGCGAGTCGACGCGATTCTGTTGCTCAACCCCGCGCCGAGCGTCGACAGAATCTTCGTCCCGCTCAGCGCGGGAATCAACACCGACCGAATCACCGCGTTCGCCTCCGCGCTGGCGGTCGGTTCGGACGTCACGGTGAGGCTGGTCCACGTCGCCGACTCCGAGGAGGCGCGCCCGGCGGGTGACCGACTGCTCGAGGAGGCGGCCGACGCCCTCTCTGCGAACGGCGTCCCGCCAGACGCCATCGAGCGAACCGTGGCGGTGAGTCAGGCACCCCTGCAGGCGCTGAGCGAGATGGCGTCCGACGACACGGACCTCATCGTCCTCGGCGAGAGCCAGCCCACGGTGCGAGAACTCGTCTTCGGCGAACCGTCGGAGCGACTCGCGGAGCGAACGCTCGCGCCGGTCCTCGTCGTGCGGCGACTCCCGGCCGTCGAGTCGGCGGACGGGACGGCCGAGGAGTCGAAAGACGAGTGA
- a CDS encoding plastocyanin/azurin family copper-binding protein, which produces MDGNPTTMSRRGFVRTAGGVAALSAAAGTATAQEGQRHTVDMTDELVFDPDAITVAPGDTVVWENVGTIGHSVTAYEDDIPGEAEYWASGGFDSEDAARRAYSSGDPDSGDVGGGETYEHTFEVEGTHEYFCIPHESVGMLGSVTVQPGGATEASGPEVPQVPDSARTLAIATGIALVSVIALAYFFVKYGGDYEVGDEE; this is translated from the coding sequence ATGGACGGGAACCCGACCACCATGTCGCGACGGGGGTTCGTGCGAACCGCGGGCGGTGTGGCCGCACTGAGCGCCGCCGCGGGAACCGCGACGGCACAGGAGGGACAGCGCCACACGGTCGATATGACGGACGAACTGGTGTTCGACCCGGATGCGATCACCGTCGCGCCGGGCGACACGGTGGTCTGGGAGAACGTCGGAACCATCGGTCACTCCGTCACTGCGTACGAGGACGACATCCCCGGGGAGGCCGAATACTGGGCCTCGGGGGGATTCGACTCCGAAGACGCGGCCAGGAGGGCCTACTCGTCCGGTGACCCCGACAGCGGCGACGTCGGCGGCGGCGAGACGTACGAGCACACGTTCGAGGTCGAGGGCACGCACGAGTACTTCTGCATCCCCCACGAATCCGTCGGGATGCTCGGGAGCGTGACCGTCCAACCGGGCGGGGCGACCGAAGCGTCGGGCCCGGAGGTCCCGCAAGTTCCGGATTCGGCTCGAACGCTGGCCATCGCGACGGGCATCGCTCTGGTGAGCGTCATCGCCCTCGCGTACTTCTTCGTGAAGTACGGCGGCGACTACGAGGTCGGCGACGAGGAGTAG
- a CDS encoding sodium:calcium antiporter — protein sequence MLVELGGFVVGLVVLLVGADRTVRAAAELALYYGVSSFFIGVTVVSIGTSVPEMTTSLYAAYYGAGDIVVGNIVGSETAQITVGIGVVALVAPIVAERKNVLVYGGAMLLSMIIMILTLEDGITRSEGFLMMLAYAIFVHDLYSSEGGEEITEEVIEEEEPPKRTIPWILFGLLLVVGGGHLMVTNGIAVATVVGIPPYLVGILTGLGTTTPEIAVAGVAARDGEEGISVGSLLGSNITDPVFSLGIGALVADVTLSDPEAVLPSVGYMLTVSLVVLAVLYWRRGIDRRAAVGCLLLYLPSFVVL from the coding sequence ATGCTGGTCGAACTGGGAGGGTTCGTCGTCGGTCTGGTCGTCCTCCTCGTGGGTGCCGACAGGACGGTCCGGGCGGCGGCCGAACTCGCCCTCTACTACGGCGTCTCGAGCTTCTTCATCGGTGTGACTGTCGTCTCCATCGGAACGTCGGTGCCGGAGATGACCACCTCGCTGTACGCCGCCTACTACGGCGCCGGCGACATCGTCGTGGGGAACATCGTCGGGTCGGAGACGGCACAGATAACGGTGGGAATCGGCGTCGTCGCCCTCGTCGCGCCGATCGTCGCCGAACGGAAGAACGTGCTCGTCTACGGGGGCGCGATGCTGCTGTCGATGATAATCATGATTCTCACCCTCGAAGACGGAATCACGCGGTCGGAGGGGTTCCTGATGATGCTGGCGTACGCCATCTTCGTCCACGACCTCTACTCGAGCGAGGGGGGCGAAGAGATAACCGAGGAGGTCATAGAGGAGGAGGAACCGCCGAAGCGGACGATTCCGTGGATACTGTTCGGACTCCTGCTGGTCGTGGGCGGCGGGCATCTGATGGTGACGAACGGCATCGCAGTCGCGACGGTCGTCGGGATTCCGCCCTACCTCGTCGGAATTCTGACCGGACTGGGCACGACGACACCGGAGATAGCCGTCGCGGGCGTCGCCGCCAGAGACGGCGAAGAGGGCATCTCGGTCGGGTCGTTGCTCGGGAGCAACATCACCGACCCGGTGTTCTCTCTGGGCATCGGCGCACTCGTCGCCGACGTGACCCTGAGCGACCCCGAGGCGGTGCTACCGTCGGTCGGCTACATGTTGACCGTCTCGCTCGTGGTCCTCGCGGTGCTGTACTGGCGGCGGGGTATCGACCGGCGCGCGGCGGTCGGCTGTCTGCTCCTGTACCTCCCGTCGTTCGTCGTCCTCTGA
- a CDS encoding CBS domain-containing protein: protein MDITDIVSKEYVEFDPETEVSKLVGAFEDPTVKGVVVRGDEFEGVVTRRQLTTSRHPPDQKVGSLVWHVPRLAPTEDVRKVAQLMIDSDSHVLPVFEGDDLVGVVTADDLLDAVAPFLDAASVGDAYSDELVSVASTSTVGEAVSRFREHHFTHLPVVEDDAAVGILSLYDIVDLTVRPETGSQGGDPSGRDAFGGGSGRTRRGGFGAREGETDRAFDLPVRDVMVSPVRTIEPSETLDAAVEAMFDADASSLVVVEEGRPVGIVTKTDVLDSLTWEAEGNRAVQIYGADLLDDVSYEDLVAMVDSFDDKDHGTNVLDAKVHLHEHDETLRGTPLLLARVRLYTDGGMYIASGEGYGAKQALDEALDILQRQLRDKKTHGRTKKHPDEAFWEKRFGWILEEVA, encoded by the coding sequence ATGGATATAACTGATATCGTTTCGAAGGAGTACGTCGAATTCGACCCCGAGACCGAAGTCTCGAAACTCGTCGGTGCGTTCGAGGACCCGACGGTCAAGGGAGTCGTCGTCCGCGGCGACGAGTTCGAGGGCGTCGTCACGCGGCGGCAACTCACCACCTCCCGTCACCCGCCCGACCAGAAGGTCGGGTCGCTCGTCTGGCACGTTCCTCGACTCGCCCCCACCGAGGACGTGCGCAAGGTCGCCCAGTTGATGATAGATAGCGACTCGCACGTCCTCCCCGTCTTCGAGGGCGACGATCTCGTCGGCGTCGTCACCGCCGACGACCTCCTCGATGCGGTCGCGCCGTTCCTCGACGCCGCCAGCGTCGGAGACGCCTACTCGGACGAACTCGTCTCGGTCGCGTCCACTTCGACGGTCGGCGAGGCCGTCAGCCGGTTCCGCGAACACCACTTCACGCACCTCCCCGTCGTCGAGGACGACGCGGCGGTCGGCATCCTCAGCCTCTACGACATCGTGGACCTCACGGTCCGCCCCGAGACGGGGAGTCAAGGGGGCGACCCGAGCGGTCGAGACGCGTTCGGGGGCGGTTCCGGTCGCACTCGCCGCGGCGGGTTCGGCGCCCGCGAGGGCGAAACCGACCGGGCGTTCGACCTCCCGGTCCGCGACGTGATGGTGTCGCCGGTCCGCACTATCGAACCGAGCGAGACCCTCGACGCGGCGGTCGAGGCGATGTTCGACGCGGACGCCTCCTCGCTGGTCGTCGTGGAGGAGGGACGCCCCGTCGGTATCGTCACGAAGACGGACGTCCTCGACTCGTTGACGTGGGAGGCCGAGGGCAACAGGGCGGTCCAGATATACGGGGCCGACCTGCTGGACGACGTCAGCTACGAGGACCTCGTGGCGATGGTCGACTCGTTCGACGACAAGGACCACGGAACGAACGTGCTGGACGCGAAAGTCCACCTCCACGAGCACGACGAGACGCTCCGCGGGACGCCGTTGCTCCTCGCCCGCGTCCGCCTGTACACCGACGGCGGAATGTACATCGCCTCCGGCGAGGGCTACGGCGCGAAGCAAGCGCTCGACGAGGCGCTCGACATCCTCCAGCGGCAACTCCGGGACAAGAAGACCCACGGACGGACCAAGAAGCACCCCGACGAGGCGTTCTGGGAGAAACGCTTCGGCTGGATACTCGAAGAGGTCGCCTGA
- a CDS encoding type 1 glutamine amidotransferase, with amino-acid sequence MSATIALLDASVGDTPAERNFRRVLDAEVTTFKLSDGELPPPVSSRAWTYDGVVISGSQTSVYDDHEWIHEVTDWFRRAHAAGVPTLGVCWGHQFVAQALGGRIVDVAEYELGYRRITRVGEDDLFENVPRTFTAFETHSDRVAELPSGAVTLARNDFGVQAFRDGAAYGVQFHPEYDRETAEWVTKNKELPDERIRSVLDGITDETAAAAEAAARVFDNFLRLVETQSPVERR; translated from the coding sequence ATGAGCGCGACAATCGCACTCCTCGACGCGTCCGTCGGCGACACACCCGCAGAGCGGAACTTCAGGCGCGTCCTCGACGCCGAGGTGACGACGTTCAAACTGAGCGACGGCGAACTCCCCCCGCCGGTGTCTTCGCGGGCGTGGACGTACGACGGCGTGGTGATAAGCGGGTCGCAGACGTCCGTCTACGACGACCACGAGTGGATTCACGAGGTCACCGACTGGTTCCGCCGCGCGCACGCCGCGGGCGTCCCGACGCTCGGCGTCTGCTGGGGGCACCAGTTCGTCGCGCAGGCTCTCGGCGGACGTATCGTGGACGTGGCCGAGTACGAACTCGGGTACCGCCGTATCACTCGCGTGGGCGAAGACGACCTGTTCGAAAACGTCCCGCGGACGTTCACCGCGTTCGAGACGCACTCCGACCGGGTGGCCGAACTCCCGTCCGGGGCGGTGACCCTCGCGCGCAACGACTTCGGCGTGCAGGCGTTCCGCGACGGCGCCGCCTACGGCGTCCAGTTCCACCCCGAGTACGACCGCGAGACGGCCGAGTGGGTGACGAAGAACAAGGAGTTGCCCGACGAACGCATCCGGTCCGTCCTCGACGGCATCACGGACGAGACTGCCGCGGCGGCCGAGGCGGCGGCGCGGGTGTTCGACAACTTCCTGCGACTGGTGGAGACGCAGTCGCCGGTGGAACGGCGGTGA
- a CDS encoding secondary thiamine-phosphate synthase enzyme YjbQ, protein MSLEISTDERVELLDVTSEVAAAVPEELDAGVCTVFVPHTTAGVVVNENESRLLRDVERLLAELAPRGDDYDHDAIDDNADAHLRATLLGSNVSIPVEDGELALGTWQSVLFVECDGPRTRRLRVTTTPS, encoded by the coding sequence GTGTCACTCGAAATTTCGACCGACGAGCGAGTGGAACTCCTCGACGTCACCTCGGAGGTGGCCGCGGCCGTCCCCGAGGAACTCGACGCGGGCGTCTGCACCGTCTTCGTGCCCCACACGACGGCTGGCGTCGTCGTCAACGAGAACGAGAGCCGACTGCTGCGCGACGTCGAACGACTGCTCGCCGAACTGGCCCCCCGCGGCGACGACTACGACCACGACGCCATCGACGACAACGCGGACGCGCACCTGCGGGCGACCCTTCTCGGTTCGAACGTCTCGATACCGGTCGAAGACGGCGAGTTGGCCCTCGGAACGTGGCAGTCGGTGCTGTTCGTCGAGTGCGACGGGCCGCGGACGCGCCGACTGCGAGTCACGACGACGCCGTCGTAG
- a CDS encoding heavy metal translocating P-type ATPase: MSNDSRALRGESTDERSDGACSLCDLPTPDDPVTGDDVPGAYCCRGCLEVSRALGGPDAVGEADVERELAPDDGEDAPADAERTFLSVDGMHCATCETFIESTAAGDDGVYGAEASYATDMLRVTYDPDRTDLDGLVGRLGRYGYDAADPDAATDGEEESGLATFLIGGGVFGMMVMVWYVLFLYPTYLGFEPIVGLDGFDGLYLVANVWVMSSIVLFYTGYPILRGAYVSLVARQPNMDLLVALAAVAAYVFSVGSMLVGRTHVYFDVSVAIVLVVTLGNYYEDRIKRRAASRLTDLTSARVTDATRVTDDGRTESVAVDSLAPGDRVLVRPGERVPVDGVVVDGRAAVDESLVTGESLPTTRGPGDPVVGGSVVTDDSLTVEVGADATSTLDRLVELLWEIQSSRGGAQRLADKLATVFVPLVLVLAAVTTAGFLALGSSPADALLNGLTVLVVSCPCALGLATPLAVASGVRDAADAGVVVASDAVFEDAPDADVLVFDKTGTLTDGRMHVRGVTTGEADEATAVELAAAVERHAAHPVAKAVVERAPDRLPEVTDSSIHRRGAAGTVDGRRVVVGHPDLLREEGLSVPATLAAAGESVRDDGRVPVFVGWDRTARAVLDVGDAPRATWDETLSELGTGREIVVLTGDDERAAAQFRSHPAVDEVFAGVPPEAKAQTVERLRSRGTVAMVGDGSNDAPALAAADVGIAFGSGTDLAGSAADAVVVERGLEAVPTVFAVAAGTHRRIRENLAWAFVYNLVAIPLAAFGLLNPLLAAVAMGTSSLLVVLNSSRSVE; the protein is encoded by the coding sequence GTGAGCAACGATTCACGGGCGCTCCGCGGCGAGTCGACCGACGAACGGAGCGACGGCGCGTGTTCGCTCTGTGACCTCCCGACGCCCGACGACCCGGTCACCGGCGACGACGTCCCCGGGGCGTACTGCTGTCGCGGCTGTCTCGAAGTGTCGCGCGCACTCGGCGGCCCCGACGCCGTCGGTGAGGCCGACGTCGAACGGGAACTCGCCCCCGACGACGGCGAGGACGCCCCCGCGGACGCCGAACGGACGTTCCTCTCCGTCGACGGGATGCACTGCGCCACCTGCGAGACGTTCATCGAGTCCACCGCCGCCGGCGACGACGGCGTCTACGGCGCCGAGGCGTCGTACGCGACGGACATGCTCCGGGTCACGTACGACCCCGACCGGACCGACCTCGACGGGCTCGTCGGCCGACTCGGCCGCTACGGCTACGACGCCGCCGACCCCGACGCGGCGACCGACGGCGAAGAGGAGTCCGGGCTGGCGACGTTCCTCATCGGCGGCGGCGTCTTCGGCATGATGGTGATGGTCTGGTACGTGCTGTTCCTCTACCCGACGTACCTCGGCTTCGAGCCCATCGTCGGCCTCGACGGATTCGACGGACTGTACCTCGTCGCCAACGTCTGGGTGATGTCGTCCATCGTCCTGTTCTACACCGGGTACCCCATCCTCCGGGGAGCGTACGTGAGCCTCGTCGCCCGACAACCGAACATGGACCTCCTCGTCGCACTCGCGGCCGTCGCGGCCTACGTCTTCAGCGTGGGGTCGATGCTCGTCGGCCGCACGCACGTCTACTTCGACGTGAGCGTCGCAATCGTCCTCGTCGTGACGCTCGGCAACTACTACGAGGACCGCATAAAGCGCCGCGCCGCGAGTCGGCTGACCGACCTGACGAGCGCTCGCGTGACCGACGCGACGCGCGTGACCGACGACGGCCGGACCGAGTCCGTCGCCGTCGACTCCCTCGCCCCCGGCGACCGGGTCCTCGTCCGCCCCGGCGAACGCGTCCCGGTGGACGGCGTCGTCGTCGACGGGCGCGCCGCCGTGGACGAGTCGCTCGTCACCGGCGAGTCGCTGCCCACCACCCGCGGCCCGGGCGACCCCGTCGTCGGCGGCTCCGTCGTCACCGACGACTCCCTGACGGTCGAAGTCGGCGCCGACGCGACGAGCACGCTCGACCGCCTCGTGGAACTGCTGTGGGAGATTCAGTCCTCCCGCGGCGGCGCGCAGCGACTCGCAGACAAGCTGGCGACGGTGTTCGTCCCCCTCGTCCTCGTCCTCGCGGCGGTGACGACGGCGGGCTTCCTCGCGCTGGGGTCGTCGCCGGCGGACGCCCTGCTGAACGGGCTGACGGTCCTCGTCGTCTCCTGTCCGTGCGCGCTGGGGTTGGCGACGCCGCTGGCCGTCGCCTCGGGCGTCCGCGACGCGGCCGACGCGGGCGTCGTCGTCGCCTCCGACGCCGTCTTCGAGGACGCGCCCGACGCGGACGTGCTCGTCTTCGACAAGACGGGGACGCTGACCGACGGCCGGATGCACGTCCGCGGCGTGACCACCGGCGAGGCCGACGAGGCGACGGCGGTCGAACTGGCCGCGGCCGTCGAACGCCACGCCGCCCACCCGGTCGCGAAGGCCGTCGTCGAACGCGCCCCGGACCGCCTCCCCGAGGTGACGGACTCGTCGATTCACCGGCGAGGCGCGGCGGGGACCGTCGACGGCCGGCGCGTCGTTGTCGGCCATCCGGACCTCCTCCGCGAGGAGGGGCTCTCGGTTCCGGCGACGCTCGCGGCCGCCGGCGAGTCGGTTCGCGACGACGGCCGCGTGCCGGTGTTCGTCGGGTGGGACCGGACCGCGCGCGCCGTCCTCGACGTGGGCGACGCGCCCCGGGCGACGTGGGACGAGACGCTGTCGGAACTCGGCACCGGCCGGGAGATAGTCGTCCTCACCGGCGACGACGAACGCGCGGCGGCGCAGTTCCGCTCGCACCCCGCGGTCGACGAAGTGTTCGCGGGCGTCCCGCCGGAGGCGAAGGCCCAGACGGTCGAACGCCTCCGCTCGCGCGGCACCGTCGCCATGGTCGGCGACGGCTCCAACGACGCCCCCGCACTCGCCGCGGCGGACGTGGGCATCGCCTTCGGGTCCGGCACCGACCTCGCCGGGAGCGCCGCCGACGCCGTCGTGGTCGAACGCGGCCTCGAAGCCGTCCCGACGGTGTTCGCCGTCGCCGCCGGGACGCACCGGCGCATCCGGGAGAACCTCGCGTGGGCGTTCGTCTACAACCTCGTCGCCATCCCGCTGGCCGCCTTCGGCCTGCTCAACCCCCTGCTCGCCGCCGTCGCGATGGGGACGAGCAGCCTCCTCGTGGTCCTCAACTCCTCTCGGTCGGTGGAGTGA
- a CDS encoding sulfite exporter TauE/SafE family protein: protein MVPLSTHGGMSLPATGVEAGVFLVVGALGGAHCLGMCGPLVSVYADRLRETEGGDAALTVRQVRQHGLFNLGRAAGYAVVGAVLAAVGAVTVGALDAVVALGTGVRATTGVLVGVLIMATGVSYLRGGTGGGTARLPDALSAPFRRVSAALTRRVDSLVGDARIAGLGVGHAFLPCPITYPAYLYAFATADPVRAAFLLSLLGLGTIPTLFVYGTALGSLSVGRRRSLHRVLGAAFLVLGYLPLAHGLMLVGIHLPHPMIPVYQPLG, encoded by the coding sequence ATGGTACCGCTCTCCACTCACGGCGGGATGTCGCTCCCGGCGACGGGCGTCGAGGCCGGTGTCTTCCTCGTCGTCGGCGCCCTCGGCGGCGCACACTGCCTGGGGATGTGTGGCCCGCTCGTGAGCGTCTACGCCGACCGACTCCGGGAGACCGAGGGCGGCGACGCCGCACTCACCGTCAGACAGGTCAGACAGCACGGCCTGTTCAACCTCGGGCGCGCGGCGGGCTACGCCGTCGTCGGTGCCGTCCTCGCGGCCGTCGGCGCGGTCACCGTCGGCGCGTTGGACGCCGTCGTCGCCCTCGGAACGGGGGTCCGCGCGACGACGGGCGTCCTCGTCGGCGTCCTCATCATGGCGACCGGCGTCTCGTACCTCCGCGGCGGGACCGGCGGCGGGACCGCTCGCCTCCCGGACGCGCTCTCGGCTCCGTTCAGGCGCGTCAGCGCCGCGCTCACGAGGCGAGTCGACTCCCTCGTGGGCGACGCGCGAATCGCCGGACTGGGGGTCGGACACGCGTTCCTCCCCTGCCCGATTACCTACCCCGCGTACCTGTACGCGTTCGCGACGGCCGACCCGGTCCGGGCCGCCTTCCTGCTCTCCCTGCTCGGCCTCGGGACCATCCCGACGCTGTTCGTCTACGGGACGGCGCTCGGGTCGCTGTCGGTCGGTCGCCGTCGCTCGCTGCACCGCGTGCTCGGGGCGGCGTTCCTCGTCCTCGGCTACCTGCCGTTGGCGCACGGACTGATGCTCGTCGGCATCCACCTCCCGCACCCGATGATACCGGTGTACCAACCGCTGGGGTGA
- a CDS encoding ba3-type terminal oxidase subunit CbaD: protein MAAESDEGLDETNPVRGESGATEPVAAPDADLSDQTGYVIGSGGTGIERRIGHDDFDPVGTLVLIGIYMAILAAMWVFMYFIEFLGGDLTVIG from the coding sequence ATGGCAGCTGAATCGGACGAGGGGTTGGACGAAACGAACCCCGTTCGTGGGGAATCTGGAGCGACCGAACCGGTCGCCGCACCGGACGCCGACCTGTCAGACCAGACGGGTTACGTCATCGGGTCCGGCGGGACCGGCATCGAACGACGAATCGGTCACGACGACTTCGACCCGGTGGGGACGCTCGTCCTCATCGGCATCTACATGGCGATTCTGGCGGCGATGTGGGTGTTCATGTACTTCATCGAGTTCCTGGGCGGCGACCTCACGGTGATCGGGTGA